A window from Malassezia japonica chromosome 1, complete sequence encodes these proteins:
- the sif3 gene encoding Sad1-interacting factor 3 (EggNog:ENOG503NUYI; COG:I; TransMembrane:1 (o663-688i)) has protein sequence MAQRPSGGANRGATPPSGARHSTPLPGMSDTASMLRTRRASGLRAPQQDEIDDFEVETPGDAALHELPSGIVMPGVKGTRSKEQVPAEISGGARANKTLKAPTGARAAYPRAAPPKLPSKGGGQSAASGPLRVAGPSKPPAGPSLKGTPARVPRYSLPVRAEKPVRTSKVSGRHVLLPSESQLAPLPQEPGEEEDEDEDEEDDDDAPTRTPERPRFAPPRGPKRKGPVYYAFERMPPQQRVYTDLPRLTSYAISASVHIPTLLGFLRREHGVRPRLYEECAYVLYFKPLLPGFGRATVRSSREPRSGSPGAESRHERAIEAHEESGYVGGYFEQPDDQTNFDPADGYIQGGERSGGAPDAPPALEAPAPTEEVRIDNLLTETMVEEARVPPPTEDNFDPTNADRAGARDMLLQESQERGDEPREVEEPSPAKLRKLRINEASHMHNGTVNEHAPAAIRDAMQMGELVVLPYGVVVMFNFTESEEESIIEDIMASGSVRTPHRMYDQELFHFCYDPNVQSPRIYNDFFTFRAPNHLLKLSLAHAIAQSTKLSEFEESMHRTLELTSHIPRELAQTGELRVNRRGALRMSGHLFKLRVDVNLTSDVLDTPDLFWSEASLQALYDAIREYLEIDQRAETLNERLAVANDLLEIIHEHLNNNAMSKITWIIIALIVAACIVAVGEISARLLVSARHSS, from the coding sequence ATGGCGCAGCGACCGAGCGGAGGTGCGAatcgcggcgcgacgccgccgtcgggcgcgcggcactcgacgccgctgccgggCATGAGCGACACGGCATCCATGCTGCGTacacgccgcgcaagcggactgcgtgcgccgcagcaagACGAGATCGACGATTTCGAGGTCGAGACAcccggcgacgccgcgctgcacgagctcccGTCGGGGATCGTGATGCCAGGTGTAAAGGGCACGCGGTCCAAGGAGCAGGTGCCCGCCGAGATCTCGGGAGGGGCGCGTGCGAACAAGACACTCAAGGcgccgaccggcgcgcgcgcggcgtaccCCCGGGCCGCCCCGCCCAAGCTCCCGTCGAAAGGCGGCGGgcagagcgcggcgagcggcccGCTGCGTGTCGCAGGCCCGAGCAAGCCGCCGGCGGGCCCGTCGCTCAAGGGCACGCCcgcgcgtgtgccgcgctactcgctgccggtgcgcgccgagaaGCCGGTGAGGACCAGCAAAGTGAGCGGCCGCCATGTGctgctgccgagcgagagccagcttgcgccgctgccgcaggagcccggcgaggaggaggacgaggatgaggacgaggaggacgacgacgatgcgccgacgcgcacgcccgagcgTCCTCGCTTTGCGCCTCCCCGGGGCCCGAAGCGAAAAGGGCCGGTGTACTATGCGTTTGAGCgcatgccgccgcagcagcgtgtGTACACCGACCTCCCCCGCCTGACGTCGTATGCGATCTCTGCCTCGGTCCATATTCCGACGCTGCTGGGtttcctgcgccgcgagcacggcgtgcgtccGCGTCTGTACGAAGAGTGTGCGTACGTCCTCTACTTTAAGCCGCTCTTGCCCGGCTTTGGGCGTGCGACAGTGCGTTCCTCGCGCGAGCCTCGCAGCGggtcgcccggcgccgagtcgcggcacgagcgtgcgATTGAGGCGCACGAAGAGAGCGGCTACGTTGGCGGCTACTTTGAGCAGCCCGACGACCAGACCAACTTTGATCCTGCCGACGGCTACATCCaaggcggcgagcgcagcggcggtgcaccggatgcgccgcctgcgctcgaggcgcccgcgccgaccgaggaAGTGCGCATCGACAACCTCCTGACCGAGACGATGGTCGAAGAGGCGCGTGtcccgccgccgaccgaggACAACTTTGATCCGACGAATGCCGACCgtgccggcgcgcgtgACATGCTGCTGCAAGAGtcgcaggagcgcggcgacgagccgcgcgaAGTCGAGGAGCCGAGCCCCgccaagctgcgcaagctgcgtATCAACGAGGCGTCGCACATGCACAACGGCACGGTGAACGAgcacgcgcctgcggcgaTCCGCGACGCGATGCAGATGGGCGAGCTGGTGGTGCTGCCGTACGGCGTCGTGGTCATGTTCAACTTTACCGAGTCGGAGGAAGAGTCGATTATCGAGGATATCATGGCGTccggcagcgtgcgcacgccgcaccgcATGTACGACCAGGAGCTCTTTCACTTTTGCTACGACCCGAACGTGCAGTCGCCGCGCATCTACAACGACTTTTTCACGTTCCGCGCGCCGAACCACCTGCTCAAGCTCTCGCTTGCGCACGCCATCGCGCAGAGCACCAAGCTGTCCGAGTTTGAGGAGAGCAtgcaccgcacgctcgagctcaCGAGCCACATTccccgcgagctcgcgcagacCGGAGAGCTGCGTGTGAACCGCCGgggggcgctgcgcatgtCGGGGCACCTCTTTAagctgcgcgtcgacgtgaATCTCACGTCCGACGTCCTGGACACGCCCGATCTCTTTTGGAGCGAGGCGAgcctgcaggcgctctacgacgcgatccgcgagtacctcgagatcgaccagcgcgccgagacactcaacgagcgcctcgccgtcgccaaCGACCTCCTGGAAATCATCCACGAGCACCTCAACAACAACGCTATGAGCAAGATCACGTGGATCATCATCGCCTTGATCGTCGCCGCGTGTAtcgtcgcggtcggcgaAATCTCGGCACGTCTGCTTGTATCGGCCCGTCATAGCTCATAG
- a CDS encoding uncharacterized protein (EggNog:ENOG503NUQV; COG:J), translating into MASFQLPKIAADDAVWGPPVGTSAALALPEEFQQIPFAPFSKNDRIGRIADWNTSASTSDDRSAASTVSGRSTRNTRGAAPAYGTGAPVNTFAYFHAEDESSFSVVDNTRSAAARRGAAGGAARGGRGGAAAGGRQAAFGRGGAAAAVASSRGGRGGRMAPAAAAQRGVRRGGYRDWERTQRKAREASITAGPDWEQLSEMDFARLNKLRMEVEAPEDIASYGALFPYDRTYDRTSVRFERPLQPRDRVHYNPTTSDDPVIHEIAERPENKAQVFMTDSILALLMCSPRSVYPWDIVITKTEDGKMFFDKRANGPFDFVTVNENATEPPIELNDPANGPNPESNVRARINTPSALSLEATFVNENFGFQVCDEKKPVKMQHPNPFHTGGAEDGQLASCAYKYRRFNLSTDEEDPVEMVVRTELNAYVAGATPKQPPSQYITIRTLNEFDPRAAGAGGAPDWRTRLDQSRGAVVATEMKNNSFKLARFTVQSILAGADNMKLGYISRANPLDPYRHVILGTSWFKPKDLAAQMAYSLANGWGIVRTIVDLVRGAPAGKFVLVKDPNRPIIKFYQVPFDFDQQEDEEEELEAEEEEAADVAADIE; encoded by the coding sequence ATGGCGTCCTTTCAGCTTCCCAAGATTGCcgcggacgacgcggtGTGGGGCCCGCCGGTaggcacgagcgccgcgctcgcgcttccGGAGGAGTTCCAGCAGATCCCCTTTGCGCCTTTCTCGAAGAACGACCGCATCGGCCGCATCGCCGACTGGAACacgtcggcctcgacgagcgacgaccgcagcgcggcgagcaccgtgtcgggccgcagcacgcgcaacacgcgcggcgcggcgccggcatACGGCACGGGTGCGCCGGTCAACACCTTTGCGTACTTCCACGCGGAGGACGAGTCGAGCTTTAGCGTCGTCGACAACACGCGCTCTGCCGCGGCCCGCCGTGGTGCGGcgggcggtgcggcgcgtggcggccgtggcggcgcggcggccggcggccgccagGCGGCGTTTGGCCGtggcggtgcggcggcggcggtcgcgagttcgcgcggcggccgtggcggccgcatggcgccggcggccgccgcgcagcgcggcgtgcgccgcggcggctaCCGCGACTGGGAGCGCAcccagcgcaaggcgcgcgaggcctCAATCACTGCTGGCCCCGACTGGGAGCAGCTCAGCGAGATGGACTTTGCGCGCCTCAACAAGCTGCGCATggaggtcgaggcgccggagGATATTGCGTCGTACGGTGCGCTCTTCCCGTACGACCGCACGTACGAccgcacgagcgtgcgcttcgAGCGCCCGCTGCAGCCCCGTGACCGCGTGCACTACAACCCCACGACGAGCGACGACCCGGTGATCCACGAGATCGCGGAGCGCCCCGAGAACAAGGCGCAGGTCTTTATGACCGACTCgatccttgcgctgcttatgtgctcgccgcgctcggtgTACCCCTGGGACATTGTCATTACCAAGACAGAGGACGGCAAGATGTTCTTTGACAAGCGTGCCAACGGTCCGTTTGACTTTGTCACCGTGAACGAAAATGCGACCGAGCCGCCGATCGAGCTGAACGACCCTGCGAACGGCCCGAACCCCGAGTCGaacgtgcgcgcgcgcatcaacacgccgagcgcgctctcgctcgaggcgacgtTTGTCAACGAAAACTTTGGCTTCCAGGTGTGCGACGAAAAGAAGCCGGTCAAGATGCAGCACCCCAACCCCTTCCacaccggcggcgcagaggACGGGCAGCTGGCGAGCTGTGCGTACAAGTACCGCCGCTTCAACCTCAGCACGGATGAGGAGGACCCGGTCGAGATGGTCGTGCGTACCGAGCTCAacgcgtacgtcgcgggCGCCACGCCGAAGCAGCCGCCGTCGCAGTACATCACGATCCGCACGCTGAACGAGTTCGacccgcgcgcggcgggtgcgggcggcgcgccggactggcgcacgcgcctcgaccagtcgcgcggcgcggtcgtcgcgacGGAGATGAAGAACAACTCGTTCAAGCTCGCGCGCTTCACGGTGCAGAGTATCCTCGCGGGCGCCGACAACATGAAGCTCGGCTACATCTCGCGTGCGAACCCGCTCGACCCGTACCGCCACGTTATCCTGGGCACGTCGTGGTTCAAGCCCAAGgacctcgctgcgcagATGGCCTACTCGCTCGCCAACGGCTGGGGTATTGTGCGCACGATTGTCGACTtggtgcgtggcgcgccggcagGCAAGTTTGTGCTGGTCAAGGACCCCAACCGCCCGATCATCAAGTTCTACCAGGTGCCGTTCGACTTTGATCAgcaggaggacgaggaggaggagctcgaggcggaagaggaggaggccgCGGACGTGGCCGCGGACATTGAGTAG
- a CDS encoding uncharacterized protein (BUSCO:EOG09260WCZ; COG:U; EggNog:ENOG503NXI4) has protein sequence MADADAGGAPSLAGFHSIASMLNHPRRRPHPIDAGAARFPPVGPASHALSELAAPDRRALDEYVATYGALFDRFEREHSTSARPIEAPRRLPPLSTVPQVFFGSEFDLSKQYTFDLVTERYKQTTALGLSGDDTSPYGVVLNQMLQEKLSYYSDVIEQHLVVEIGARSASFFDALATLQKLGADTAACITELTALQQHLDEVDVHVAEGLRLAELHAQRQELEKQENMLKDVRRLIERRDLLLLLVQHGELENALAVLDELAKELGTEKKLQALAPIAPQLAEARTNIGAALQRELAALVDEALHTSLDLAPAHAKDLAVDAALPEPSGSDTSVPPPLARLVALLARSGALTEALTEYAHHAPERLEQVARTALGAEKELSWTAALPTEANQEALQRVKDADWPTYVTVSTLVLRTLLLSARHCATQDAKMRAALQDPPAHKALDAATQAAWARAQRVAAHTLGVRTPRLMEQSLAEFVPYFALAWRFVHLAEGATEKAVVGLRSQVLAQAKAFLAHFHKTRIERAVKAVEDEVWSPAPVAPELAEVVRQIVTSANEDLDAYRIAPVLHASSPAPPAPKSEEGQRTLQLNDQRYFVVRASGVVLNFLGEYVRVVVNLPMFVAEALGWIVEFLKQFNSRTCQVVLGAGAMRSAGLKNITARHLALASQSLSLMVALIAPLRALCKRHLSATQAVLLTEFDKLQRDFSEHQLEIHAKLVAIMGDRVQVHMRALSAQEWDAPIQGEVQPSQAIQDLVRETGTLHRVMVQYLESNVVQAILTKVCQDIDNGLGTTIARVEVRSPEAHKRMVCDAEHIAVKMRALHETAWKGDKTAEVMQTKSAPPAPVARASMEKTGGDSTPPLAYRPRFSFGKRPPATQSPRLNAMDSFEQARENAPSVPPKEDAEKAGGAQAKAEAEKAPESKALPSEPKDEGKPPVPAKGASASEAEPVKEAEFTQDEAAKEAEPVKGTEPVKETGPVKEAEPVKETEPVKETGPAKVAEPAKGAEPVTETEPVKETEPATAGPAKAEPTMNAPESESSAKPATNTPEASQGEKVHSAPQETAEPKAAEEPTKPEEPKEVPKEAPKEETKVNGTAKGAADKTPETPSKDATPETSGTTTPSTPPRGKTSRSTGRMALQQRLAESMRRRAAQPKTGTESPTKSATAGEVTKSGDAKQEAKPEEPEKPKADEAKADEAKPTEAKPEDVDTNEAKADEPKNEPKNEEIKPNDAKSEVKKDEAKSDEVKSDEVKSEEPKADVTKAEEPKLEPKLEEAKPEESKPKEPQSEDPKSNLNEETTEAKAEEPKPAESKPEEFKPKEPKSDEPKPNLNAETTEAKAEESKPAESKLEEDRSEPKVDEAKTEPKTEEPQSVAKSDELKAEANAEVNADETNAKEPSSEDTKPTKTTSNESQPESKAEEAKSEETKATEPQAETTKAEEVKPEAKPEEPKAEEPKPDGPKPDEPKAKNTKPEDSEPAAA, from the exons atggccgacgccgacgcggggGGCGCCCCGTCGCTCGCGGGATTCCACT CGATTGCCTCGATGCTGAATCACCCCCGGCGGCGACCCCATCCGATcgatgcaggcgccgcgcgctttCCGCCGGTCGggccggcgtcgcacgccttgtccgagctcgccgcgccggaccgccgcgcgctcgacgagtacgtcgcgacgtacggcgcgctctttgaCCGCTTTGAGCGCGAGCACAGCACGAGTGCACGCccgatcgaggcgccgcgccgcctgccgccgcTCAGCACCGTGCCCCAGGTGTTTTTTGGGAGCGAGTTTGATCTCAGCAAGCAGTATACCTTTGACCTGGTCACCGAGCGCTACAAGCAGACGACCGCGCTGGGTCTGAGCGGCGACGACACGTCGCCTTacggcgtcgtgctcaACCAGATGCTCCAGGAGAAGCTGAGCTACTACTCGGACGTCAtcgagcagcacctcgtcgtcgagatcggcgcacgcagcgcgtccttctttgatgcgctcgcgacgctccagAAGCTGGGTGCGGATACCGCCGCATGCATCACGGAGCTCACCGCGCTCcagcagcacctcgacgaggtcgacgtacacgtcgccgaaggactgcgcctcgccgagctccacgcacagcgccaggagctcgagaagcAGGAAAACATGCTcaaggacgtgcgccgcctgatcgagcgccgcgacctcttgctgctgctcgtgcagcacggcgagctggaAAACGCACTCGCagtcctcgacgagctcgccaaggagctcggcacggaaAAGAagctccaggcgctcgcaccgatcgcgccgcagctcgccgaggcgcgcacgaatatcggcgcggcgctccagcgcgagcttgctgcgctcgtcgacgaggcatTGCACACGTCCCTCGACCTcgcaccggcgcacgccAAGGACCTCGCTGtagacgcggcgctcccaGAGCCGAGTGGGAGCGATACGAGCGTTCCCCCGCCGCttgcgcgtctcgtcgcgctcctcgcacgcagcggcgcactcACAGAAGCGCTCACAGAGTACGCACACCACGCCCctgagcgcctcgagcaggtggcacgcaccgcactcggcgccgagaaGGAGCTCAGCTggaccgcggcgctgccgaccgaggcgaaccaggaggcgctgcagcgcgtcaagGACGCGGATTGGCCGACGTACGTCACGGTCAGCACGCTcgtcctgcgcacgctcctcctcaGCGCCCGCCACTGCGCCACCCAGGACGCCAagatgcgcgcggcgctccaagACCCGCCGGCACAtaaggcgctcgacgcggcgacgcaggcggcgtgggcgcgtgcgcagcgcgtcgcggcacacacgctcggcgtgcgcacgccgcgcctcaTGGAGcagtcgctcgccgagttTGTGCCGTACTTTGCGCTCGCATGGCGCTTtgtgcacctcgccgaAGGCGCGACCGAGAAAGCAGTCGTGGGGCTACGCAGCCAGGTCCTTGCACAGGCCAAGGCGTTCCTCGCGCACTTTCACAAgacgcgcatcgagcgcgcaGTCAAGGCGGTGGAAGACGAGGTATGGTCGCCCGCGCCAGTCGCGCCggagcttgccgaggtcgtCCGCCAGATTGTCACGTCGGCGAACGAGGACTTGGACGCGTACCGCATCGCGCCGGTCCTGCAcgcatcgtcgccggcgccacCGGCGCCCAAGAGCGAGGAAGGGCAGCGCACGCTACAGCTTAACGACCAGCGCTACTTTGtcgtgcgtgcgagcggcgtcgtgctcaACTTCCTCGGTGAGTACGTCCGCGTGGTCGTCAACCTGCCGATGTTTGTCGCCGAAGCGCTGGGATGGATCGTCGAGTTCCTCAAGCAGTTCAACTCGCGGACGTGCCAggtggtgctcggcgcaggcgcgatgcgctcggcgggccTCAAAAACATCACGGCACGccacctcgcgctcgcctcgcAGTCGCTCTCGCTGATGGTCGCGCTGattgcgccgctgcgtgcgctgtgCAAGCGCCATCTGAGTGCGACGCAGGCCGTGCTCCTGACCGAGTTCGAcaagctgcagcgcgactTTTCCGAGCACCAGCTCGAGATCCACGccaagctcgtcgcgatTATGGGCGACCGCGTGCAGGTGCACATGCGCGCACTCAGTGCCCAGGAATGGGACGCACCGATCCAGGGCGAGGTGCAGCCGAGCCAGGCGATCCAAGACCTCGTGCGCGAAACAGgcacgctgcaccgcgtcaTGGTACAGTACCTCGAGTCCAACGTCGTCCAGGCCATCCTGACCAAGGTGTGCCAGGATATCGACAATGGCCTCGGTACAACGATTGCGCGTGTCGAAGTGCGGTCGCCCGAGGCACACAAGCGCATGGTTTGCGATGCGGAGCACATTGCCGTCAAGATGCGCGCACTGCACGAGACGGCGTGGAAGGGCGACAAGACGGCCGAGGTGATGCAGACCAAGTCGGcgccaccggcgccggtTGCGCGTGCGTCCATGGAAAAGACGGGTGGCgactcgacgccgccgctcgcgtacCGTCCCCGCTTCTCGTTCGGCaagcggccgccggcgacgcagTCGCCGCGCCTGAACGCGATGGACTCGttcgagcaggcgcgcgaaAATGCGCCGTCCGTGCCGCCGAAGGAGGATGCCGAAAaggcaggcggcgcgcaggccaaggccgaggccgagaaggCTCCCGAGTCGAAAGCGTTGCCGAGTGAGCCAAAGGACGAGGGCAAGCCTCCCGTGCCTGCCAAGGGGGCCAGCGCCAGCGAGGCCGAGCCTGTGAAGGAGGCCGAATTTACCCAGGACGAGGCAGCCAAAGAGGCTGAGCCTGTCAAGGGGACTGAGCCTGTCAAGGAGACTGGACCTGTCAAGGAAGCAGAGCCTGTCAAGGAGACTGAGCCTGTCAAGGAGACTGGACCTGCCAAGGTAGCAGAGCCTGCCAAGGGAGCGGAGCCTGTCACAGAAACCGAGCCTGTCAAAGAGACCGAGCCTGCCACGGCCGGGCctgccaaggccgagcctACAATGAACGCCCCCGAGTCAGAATCGTCGGCCAAGCCTGCTACCAACACACCCGAGGCCTCGCAGGGCGAAAAGGTGCACAGTGCGCCCCAAGAGACAGCAGAGCCCAAAGCGGCCGAGGAGCCCACAAAGCCCGAGGAACCGAAAGAGGTGCCCAAGGAGGCACCCAAGGAAGAGACCAAGGTGAACGGCACAGCCAAAGGGGCGGCCGACAAGACGCCCGAGACGCCTTCGAAAGACGCTACACCAGAGACGTCGGGCACCACTACcccctcgacgccgccccgTGGCAAGACGTCCAGGTCGACGGGCCGTATGGCACTGCAACAGCGCCTGGCCGAGTCTatgcgtcgccgcgcggcacagcCAAAGACGGGCACGGAAAGCCCTACAAAGAGTGCCACTGCGGGCGAGGTAACCAAGTCGGGCGATGCTAAGCAAGAAGCCAAGCCTGAGGAGCCGGAGAAGCCAAAGGCGGATGAGGCAAAGGCGGATGAAGCCAAGCCGACAGAGGCCAAGCCCGAGGATGTCGACACGAATGAGGCCAAGGCAGATGAGCCCAAGAACGAGCCCAAGAACGAGGAAATCAAGCCGAATGACGCCAAGTCCGAGGTCAAGAAGGACGAGGCCAAGTCGGACGAGGTCAAGTCGGATGAGGTCAAGTCTGAGGAACCCAAGGCAGATGTGACCAAGGCAGAAGAGCCCAAGCTTGAGCCCAAGCTTGAGGAGGCCAAGCCGGAGGAATCCAAGCCGAAAGAGCCTCAGTCGGAAGACCCCAAGTCTAACCTGAATGAAGAAACTACAGAGGCCAAGGCAGAAGAGCCCAAACCAGCGGAATCCAAGCCGGAAGAATTCAAGCCGAAAGAGCCCAAGTCAGACGAACCCAAGCCTAATCTGAATGCAGAAACTACAGAGGCCAAGGCAGAGGAGTCCAAACCAGCGGAATCCAAGCTGGAGGAGGACAGATCGGAGCCCAAAGTGGACGAGGCCAAGACGGAACCCAAGACGGAGGAACCCCAATCAGTGGCCAAGTCGGACGAGCTCAAAGCCGAGGCCAACGCAGAGGTCAACGCGGACGAGACCAATGCAAAAGAACCCAGTTCTGAGGACACCAAGCCGACAAAGACCACGTCGAACGAGTCACAGCCTGAATCCAAGGCGGAAGAGGCCAAGTCTGAGGAGACCAAAGCTACAGAACCCCAAGCTGAAACGACCAAGGCAGAAGAGGTCAAGCCTGAGGCCAAGCCTGAGGAGCCCAAGGCAGAGGAGCCCAAGCCGGACGGGCCCAAGCCGGACGAGCCCAAGGCCAAAAACACCAAGCCGGAGGACTCCGAGCCAGCCGCCGCTTAG
- a CDS encoding protein-tyrosine-phosphatase (COG:V; EggNog:ENOG503Q6ET) has protein sequence MPDAGARGMWVSRASASKEIVVPPLNFDMVAPGVYRSGHPNERNFRFLQRLNLRSIVYLANDDYRENVREWAAAEHLNVFHHRVNMNKEPFTEMDEAEVALALEHVLDKRNHPVLIHCNKGKYRVGCLVGCLRRLQGWSHISILEEYARFAGDKIADEEFIEMFDLARVQLDPEHKPGWL, from the exons ATGCCCGACGCCGGGGCGCGGGGGATGTGGGtgagccgcgcgagcgcgtcgaaaGAGATTGTGGTGCCCCCGCTGAACTTTGACATGGTTGCGCCGGGCGTGTACCGTAGCGGGCACCCGAATGAGCGCAACTTTCGATTTTTGCAGCGCCTCAATTTGCGCAGCATCGTATACCTGGCCAACGACGACTACCGCGAGAATGTGCGCGAGTGGGCGGCCGCTGAGCACCTCAACGTCTTTCACCACCGCGTAAATATGAACAAGGAGCCGTTCACAGAGA TGGACGAGGCTGaagtcgcgctcgcgctcgagcatgtGCTCGACAAGCGCAACCACCCCGTGCTGATCCACTGCAACAAGGGCAAGTACCGCGTGGGGTGCCTCGTGGGgtgcctgcggcgcctgcagGGATGGAGCCACATTAGCATCCTGGAGGAGTACGCGCGCTTTGCGGGTGACAAgatcgccgacgaggagttTATCGAGATGTTTGACCTCGCGCgggtgcagctcgaccCCGAGCACAAGCCGGGGTGGCTGTAG
- the BUD32 gene encoding non-specific serine/threonine protein kinase (COG:T; EggNog:ENOG503NVEV) — protein sequence MKKWVEVAETVMDEPLGECGVLALVQDPARAALVKQGAEAKVYRVCLYEVEDGVTLPNAAPADRKTTEHTILLKHRFFKRYRHPTLSASITVSRTVGEARSLVRCARSGVNVPRVELVDETRGLLGLEWIDGVSVRRWLGGLPEEGEEDAALPANVASPTEANQLSVMDKIGAQLAQMHCADVIHGDLTTSNMMLRTGGALELVVIDFGLASVSSFWEDKAVDLYVLERAFASTHPASQSLFHRVLDSYAQHTERLTTPAKGGKAQHAWDHIYARLQEVRLRGRKRSMVG from the exons ATGAAAAAGTGGGTGGAGGTTGCGGAAACCGTGATGGACGAGCCGCTTGGCGAATGCGGCGTactggcgctcgtgcaggatccggcgcgtgcggcgctggtgaagcaaggcgccgaggccaaagTGTACCGCGTGTGCCTGTACGAAGTGGAAGACGGCGTGACGCTCCCcaacgcggcgccggccgatCGAAAGACGACCGAGCACACGATCCTGCTCAAGCACCGCTTCTTTAAGCGGTACCGCCACCCCACGCTCTCTGCGTCGATTACCGtgtcgcgcaccgtcggcgaggcacGGTCGCTCGTGCGGTgtgcgcgcagcggcgtcaacgtgccgcgcgtcgagctcgtggacgAAACGCGCGGCCTCCTGGGCCTCGAGTGGATCGACGGCGTGAGTGTCCGCCgctggctcggcggcctgccCGAAGAaggcgaggaggacgcggcgctcccaGCGAATGTTGCGTCGCCCACTGAGGCCAATCAGC TCTCGGTCATGGACAAgatcggcgcgcagctcgcgcagatGCACTGTGCGGACGTGATCCACGGCGATCTGACCACGAGCAACATgatgctgcgcaccggcggcgcgctcgagctggtcgtGATCGATTTTGGGCtcgcgagcgtgtcgagtTTCTGGGAGGACAAGGCGGTGGATCTGtacgtgctcgagcgtgcgttTGCGTCGACGCACCCCGCGTCCCAGTCGCTCTTCCACCGCGTGCTGGACAGCTACGCGCAGCATACCGAGCGCCTGACGACGCCGGCAAAAGGCGgcaaggcgcagcacgcgtgGGACCATATCTATGCGCGGCTGCAAGAAGTGCGGCTGCGGGGCCGCAAGCGGTCCATGGTGGGGTAG